The following are encoded together in the Pseudodesulfovibrio indicus genome:
- a CDS encoding TetR/AcrR family transcriptional regulator — MKKKESILKVATFMFAHKGFADTSGQELARLTGVAEGTIFYHFKTKEGLLLAILEKTRDEIVDQFERFFENRPFNSGMEMTEEVISFYLYLAGLMEDKFLLLHRHFLYKFSESNPEFRENLEDIYNCLVDIFEKAIVTGQEDGSIGKEVHPRKSALILFTMADGLVRFKNYNLYDAGALFNELMRACRRMLQA, encoded by the coding sequence ATGAAGAAAAAGGAATCCATCCTCAAAGTCGCCACGTTCATGTTCGCGCACAAGGGGTTCGCGGACACGTCCGGGCAGGAGCTGGCCCGGCTGACCGGGGTGGCCGAGGGGACGATATTCTACCACTTCAAGACCAAGGAAGGTCTGCTGCTGGCGATCCTGGAGAAGACCAGGGACGAGATCGTGGACCAGTTCGAGCGGTTCTTCGAGAACAGGCCGTTCAACTCGGGCATGGAAATGACGGAGGAGGTCATTTCCTTCTATCTCTACCTGGCCGGGCTGATGGAAGACAAGTTTCTGCTCCTGCACAGGCATTTTCTCTATAAGTTCTCCGAGTCCAATCCGGAGTTCAGGGAGAATCTCGAAGACATCTACAATTGCCTCGTGGACATCTTCGAAAAGGCCATCGTCACCGGGCAGGAGGACGGCTCCATCGGCAAGGAAGTTCATCCCAGGAAATCGGCGCTCATTCTGTTCACGATGGCTGATGGTCTGGTTCGGTTCAAAAACTACAACCTGTACGATGCGGGGGCGCTGTTCAACGAGCTGATGCGCGCATGCCGCAGGATGTTGCAGGCGTAA
- a CDS encoding response regulator yields the protein MAEKVLLIDDEVEFLEALSERMEIRGMEVTTAESASNAVDALGAGDYDAIVLDLQMPDMNGIEMLKLIRKSHPDLQVILLTGQATLEAGIQAMKLGAMDFMEKPADIDALTDKIKKAQAKKMVIVEKKTEKKVNDILKSKGW from the coding sequence ATGGCAGAAAAAGTACTGCTTATCGATGACGAAGTGGAATTCCTCGAGGCCCTGTCCGAACGCATGGAAATCCGCGGCATGGAAGTGACCACCGCCGAAAGCGCCAGCAACGCGGTGGACGCCTTGGGCGCCGGCGATTACGACGCCATCGTTCTGGACCTCCAGATGCCGGACATGAACGGCATCGAGATGCTCAAGCTCATCAGGAAGAGCCACCCGGACCTGCAGGTCATCCTGCTCACCGGCCAGGCCACCCTGGAGGCGGGCATCCAGGCCATGAAGCTCGGCGCCATGGACTTCATGGAGAAGCCCGCCGACATCGACGCCCTGACCGACAAGATCAAGAAGGCCCAGGCCAAGAAGATGGTCATCGTGGAGAAGAAAACCGAGAAAAAGGTCAACGACATCCTCAAGTCCAAGGGGTGGTAG
- a CDS encoding GNAT family N-acetyltransferase, with protein MQALTIRHVDPDDLTACHTIEARCFPPSEAAWTSSLRNRIENYPEGFLVAELDGRVVGQVNSGSTDKDDITDEEFKQLIGHEPDGRYMVIFSLSVHPDYRNRGIADRLMTDFIKQARKMGKDAVKLLCKEDLIPFYARHGFEHEGLSQSTHGGAAWHAMTLHLSD; from the coding sequence ATGCAAGCCCTGACCATACGACACGTCGATCCCGACGACCTGACCGCGTGCCATACCATAGAAGCCAGGTGCTTTCCCCCTTCCGAGGCGGCCTGGACCAGCAGCCTGCGCAACCGCATCGAGAATTATCCCGAGGGGTTTCTGGTGGCGGAACTGGACGGCCGGGTGGTCGGCCAGGTGAACTCCGGCTCCACGGACAAGGACGACATCACGGATGAGGAGTTCAAGCAGCTCATCGGCCATGAGCCCGACGGCCGGTACATGGTCATCTTCTCCTTGTCCGTGCACCCCGATTACCGGAACCGGGGCATAGCGGACAGGCTCATGACCGACTTCATCAAACAGGCCCGAAAGATGGGCAAGGATGCGGTCAAGCTGCTGTGCAAGGAAGACCTCATCCCCTTCTACGCCCGCCACGGCTTCGAGCACGAGGGACTCTCCCAATCCACCCACGGCGGGGCCGCCTGGCACGCCATGACCCTGCACCTCAGCGACTAG
- a CDS encoding PAS domain-containing sensor histidine kinase: MSLIEKIRPQFWDTDPDGGVGKSLFNYRRIWRLAICLLALVALIPLMVMALIDYNVTRSSLESENLLRTSRTTSNTRRSVAYFLEERTRALDFLAEHEGIEGLRDRDNLNRVLSSLKTSFGGFVDIGIIDSKGRQIAYIGPYDLLGRDYSGQEGFNSTMEHGTYISRVFLGFRDVPHLVVARKMHDASTGEDYILRATLDTGPFNAILTSIDLPGGGDAFIVDRDGIIQTPSKEHGSLLTKVDLAIPAYSDKTSVQQVEGRDGTDFTVGYAYIHDTPFVVLVVKHTRELMKPLQTIRMELLWILISSIMIILLVIVGVATYMVNKIYIADQTRARTLHRMEHTNRMASIGRLAAGVAHEINNPLAIINEKAGLVRDLFTYRQEYAHDERLLANIDSIINSVARCGKITKRLLSFARHIDVEMDSIEFKDLANEVIDFLRKEAEYRSITIDMDIPETLPSFISDRGKLQQIFLNLVNNAFQAMSDGGHLGITARETACDHLVFTVEDDGCGIPPQDIKRIFDPFFSTKKKTGGTGLGLSITYGLVQELGGSMTVESEVGKGTAFTIVMPLKYSKPEGKTNKA; this comes from the coding sequence ATGTCTCTCATCGAGAAGATCAGACCGCAATTCTGGGATACGGACCCCGACGGGGGAGTGGGCAAGAGCCTGTTCAACTACCGTCGGATCTGGCGGCTGGCCATCTGCCTGCTCGCCCTGGTCGCGCTCATTCCGCTGATGGTCATGGCGCTTATCGATTACAACGTCACCCGGTCCTCCCTTGAATCCGAGAACCTGTTGCGCACGTCCAGGACCACCTCCAACACCCGCCGTTCCGTGGCCTACTTCCTGGAGGAGCGGACCCGGGCGCTGGACTTCCTGGCCGAGCACGAGGGCATCGAGGGGCTGCGCGACCGCGACAACCTGAACAGGGTCCTGTCCTCCCTGAAGACCAGCTTCGGCGGGTTCGTGGATATCGGGATCATCGACAGCAAGGGGCGGCAGATCGCCTACATCGGCCCCTACGACCTGCTCGGGCGCGACTACAGCGGTCAGGAAGGGTTCAACAGTACCATGGAGCACGGCACCTACATCAGCCGCGTCTTCCTGGGGTTCCGCGACGTGCCGCACCTGGTGGTCGCGCGCAAGATGCACGACGCCAGCACCGGCGAGGACTACATCCTCCGCGCCACCCTGGACACCGGGCCGTTCAACGCCATCCTGACCTCCATCGACCTGCCCGGCGGCGGCGACGCCTTCATCGTGGACCGGGACGGCATCATCCAGACCCCGTCCAAGGAGCATGGCTCCCTGCTGACCAAGGTGGACCTGGCCATCCCGGCCTATTCCGACAAGACCAGCGTGCAGCAGGTGGAGGGCAGGGACGGCACGGACTTCACCGTGGGCTACGCCTACATCCACGACACCCCGTTCGTGGTCTTGGTGGTCAAGCACACCCGCGAGCTGATGAAGCCGTTGCAGACCATCCGCATGGAGCTGCTGTGGATCCTGATCTCCTCGATCATGATCATCCTCCTGGTCATCGTCGGGGTGGCCACCTACATGGTCAACAAGATCTACATCGCGGACCAGACCAGGGCGCGGACCCTGCACCGCATGGAGCACACCAACCGCATGGCCTCCATCGGGCGGCTGGCGGCGGGCGTGGCCCACGAGATCAACAACCCCCTGGCGATCATCAACGAGAAGGCCGGGCTGGTCCGCGACCTGTTCACCTACCGGCAGGAGTACGCCCACGACGAGCGGCTGCTCGCCAACATAGACTCCATCATCAACTCGGTGGCCCGGTGCGGCAAGATCACCAAGCGGCTGCTCAGTTTCGCGCGGCACATCGACGTGGAGATGGACTCCATCGAATTCAAGGACCTGGCCAACGAGGTCATCGACTTCCTGCGCAAGGAGGCCGAGTACCGGTCCATCACCATCGATATGGACATCCCGGAGACGCTGCCCAGCTTCATCTCCGACCGGGGCAAGCTGCAACAGATCTTCCTCAACCTGGTGAACAATGCGTTCCAGGCCATGAGTGACGGCGGCCATCTCGGCATCACGGCCCGCGAGACCGCCTGCGACCACCTGGTCTTCACGGTGGAGGACGACGGCTGCGGCATTCCGCCCCAGGACATCAAGCGCATTTTCGATCCCTTCTTCTCCACCAAGAAGAAGACCGGCGGAACCGGTCTGGGCCTGTCCATCACCTACGGGCTGGTGCAGGAACTGGGCGGCTCCATGACTGTGGAGAGCGAAGTGGGCAAGGGCACGGCCTTCACCATCGTCATGCCCCTGAAGTATAGCAAACCCGAAGGAAAGACGAACAAGGCATAG
- a CDS encoding proline dehydrogenase family protein — protein sequence MSATPTSLDPRIITRGREFFSSISGESPSVFNKGWWTGKVMDWAMKNEDFKVQMFRFVDVLPYLSTSESLSRHIEEYFAGDDSNIPDVLKWGATKTKFGGGLVAKVLNKTIRSNIESMARQFIIGQEAKEAVKGIKKLRKDGFAFVLDLLGEATVSEVESAAYRDGYLEVLNAIHKELDKWNALDNGAGGLDWGHTPKVNVAVKPSAFYSQSKPVDLEGTVDGMVASIEPVYKKVMEMGGFMCIDMEQLKYKEATVELYKRLRTKYPDYPHLGIVFQAYLRSVDEDVSSFIGWAREVNLPVSIRLVKGAYWDYETVLAKQNDWPVPVWTHKPESDMAYERVGRYILENSDICHFACASHNIRTISAIMESAAELKVPEERYEFQVLYGMAEPVRKGLKNVAKRVRLYCPYGDLLPGMAYLVRRLLENTANESFLKQTFADEADMDRLLENPAETLRRQLEGKCVTPSEDKGGLPRFKNFPPADFTLAAERDAYPASIAKLRKTMGGTVPLYINGQDVTTADTLDSYNPALPSEILGSVCQAGVEEVDRAVEAASAAYLTWRDVAPEERAEALLKAAQYLKDNVHDMAALQVLEVGKQWDQAQADVGEAIDFLEYYAREMIRLGKPRRMGRAPGEMSHLFYQGKGVAAVIAPWNFPMAISVGMVSAAIVCGNPVVYKPAGSSSCVGRALVDMWKAAGLPDGVFNYCPGRGSVMGDHLVDHPEVSVIAFTGSMEVGLRIQERAAKVQPGQQQCKRVIAEMGGKNAIIIDDDADLDEAVLGVLYSAFGFQGQKCSACSRVVVLDSIYDRFVERLTEAAKSVKLGPSENPANYMGPVVDKAAQQNVLRYVKIAEEEGRVLVKREVSEDLKATGGCYVPLTIVGDITRDHRIAQEEVFGPVLSVMRAKDMDEALAIANSTKFALTGAIYSRSPRNLERAYKEFRVGNLYLNKPSVGALVERHAFGGFKMSGVGSKSGGPDYLLQFLDPRLVCENTMRRGFAPIEEDDDWLS from the coding sequence GCGCCACCAAGACCAAGTTCGGGGGCGGCCTGGTGGCCAAGGTCCTGAACAAGACCATCCGCTCCAACATCGAGTCCATGGCCCGCCAGTTCATCATCGGCCAGGAGGCCAAGGAAGCGGTCAAGGGCATCAAGAAGCTGCGCAAGGACGGCTTTGCCTTCGTCCTCGACCTGCTGGGCGAGGCCACGGTGTCCGAAGTGGAGTCCGCCGCCTACCGCGACGGCTACCTGGAGGTCCTGAACGCCATCCATAAGGAACTGGACAAGTGGAACGCCCTGGACAACGGGGCGGGCGGCCTGGACTGGGGCCACACCCCCAAGGTCAACGTGGCGGTCAAGCCCTCGGCCTTCTACTCCCAGTCCAAGCCCGTGGACCTGGAGGGAACCGTGGACGGCATGGTCGCCTCCATCGAGCCCGTCTATAAGAAGGTAATGGAGATGGGCGGCTTCATGTGCATCGACATGGAGCAGCTCAAGTACAAGGAGGCCACGGTCGAGCTGTACAAGCGGCTGCGCACCAAGTACCCCGACTACCCGCACCTGGGCATCGTCTTCCAGGCCTACCTGCGGTCCGTGGACGAGGACGTCAGCTCCTTCATCGGCTGGGCGCGTGAAGTGAACCTCCCGGTGTCCATCCGGCTGGTCAAGGGCGCGTACTGGGATTACGAGACCGTGCTGGCCAAGCAGAACGACTGGCCCGTCCCTGTCTGGACCCACAAGCCCGAGTCCGACATGGCCTACGAGCGGGTGGGGCGCTACATCCTCGAAAACAGCGACATCTGCCACTTCGCCTGCGCCTCGCACAACATCCGGACCATTTCCGCGATCATGGAGAGCGCCGCCGAGCTGAAGGTCCCGGAGGAGCGCTACGAGTTCCAGGTGCTTTACGGCATGGCCGAACCCGTGCGCAAGGGCCTCAAGAACGTGGCCAAGCGCGTGCGCCTCTACTGCCCCTACGGCGATCTCCTGCCCGGCATGGCCTACCTGGTGCGCCGTCTCCTGGAGAACACCGCCAACGAGTCCTTCCTCAAGCAGACCTTTGCCGACGAGGCGGACATGGACCGGCTCCTGGAGAACCCGGCCGAGACCCTGCGCCGCCAGCTCGAAGGCAAGTGCGTGACCCCGTCCGAGGACAAGGGCGGGTTGCCCCGGTTCAAGAACTTCCCCCCGGCGGACTTCACCCTGGCCGCCGAGCGCGACGCGTACCCCGCGTCCATCGCCAAGCTGCGCAAGACCATGGGCGGCACGGTCCCGCTGTACATCAACGGCCAGGACGTGACCACCGCCGACACCCTCGACTCCTACAACCCGGCCCTCCCGTCCGAGATCCTCGGTTCGGTCTGCCAGGCGGGCGTCGAGGAAGTGGACCGCGCCGTGGAGGCCGCCTCCGCCGCGTACCTCACCTGGCGCGACGTCGCCCCCGAGGAGCGGGCCGAGGCGCTGCTCAAGGCCGCCCAATACCTCAAGGACAACGTCCACGACATGGCCGCCCTCCAGGTGCTCGAAGTGGGCAAGCAGTGGGATCAGGCCCAGGCCGACGTGGGCGAGGCCATCGACTTCCTCGAATACTACGCGCGCGAGATGATCCGCCTGGGCAAGCCCCGGCGCATGGGCCGCGCTCCCGGCGAGATGAGCCACCTCTTCTACCAGGGCAAGGGCGTGGCCGCGGTCATCGCCCCCTGGAACTTCCCCATGGCCATCTCCGTGGGCATGGTCTCCGCGGCCATCGTCTGCGGCAACCCCGTGGTCTACAAGCCCGCCGGAAGCTCGTCCTGCGTGGGCCGCGCCCTGGTGGACATGTGGAAGGCCGCCGGTCTGCCCGACGGCGTGTTCAACTACTGCCCCGGCCGGGGATCGGTCATGGGCGACCACCTCGTGGACCATCCCGAAGTCTCGGTCATCGCCTTCACCGGCTCCATGGAAGTGGGGCTGCGCATCCAGGAGCGCGCCGCCAAGGTCCAGCCCGGACAGCAGCAGTGCAAGCGGGTCATCGCCGAAATGGGCGGCAAGAACGCGATCATCATCGATGACGACGCCGACCTCGACGAGGCCGTGCTCGGCGTGCTCTATTCCGCCTTCGGCTTCCAGGGCCAGAAGTGTTCGGCCTGCTCGCGGGTGGTGGTCCTCGATTCCATCTACGACCGGTTCGTGGAGCGCCTGACCGAGGCCGCCAAGTCCGTCAAGCTCGGCCCGTCCGAGAACCCGGCCAACTACATGGGCCCGGTGGTGGACAAGGCCGCCCAGCAGAACGTCCTGCGCTACGTCAAGATCGCCGAGGAGGAGGGCAGGGTGCTGGTCAAGCGCGAGGTCTCCGAAGATCTCAAGGCCACCGGCGGGTGCTACGTGCCCCTGACCATCGTCGGCGACATCACCCGCGACCACCGCATCGCCCAGGAAGAGGTCTTCGGCCCGGTGCTCTCGGTCATGCGCGCCAAGGACATGGACGAGGCCCTGGCCATTGCCAACTCCACCAAGTTCGCCCTGACCGGCGCCATCTACTCCCGCAGCCCGCGCAACCTTGAGCGCGCCTACAAGGAGTTCCGGGTGGGCAACCTGTACCTGAACAAGCCCTCGGTGGGCGCGCTCGTCGAGCGCCACGCCTTCGGCGGCTTCAAGATGTCCGGCGTCGGCTCCAAGTCCGGCGGCCCCGACTATCTGCTCCAGTTCCTCGACCCGCGCCTGGTCTGCGAAAACACCATGCGCCGGGGCTTCGCGCCCATTGAGGAAGACGACGACTGGCTGAGCTAG
- a CDS encoding SulP family inorganic anion transporter, producing MLSKIFPFIDWFKGYNMTALRADAISGLTVALVLIPQSMAYAQLAGMPAYYGLYASFLPPLVAALFGSSRQLATGPVAVVSLMTAASLEPLATAGSEGYIAFAILLALMVGMFQFLLGVLKLGLVVNFLSHPVVNGFTNAAAIIIASSQFSKMFGVYVDGAEHHYETIMRVVESAIHYTHWPTLGMGVLAFAIMVGLKRVNPKIPNVLVAVVITTALSWGLGFNHDTSVSVSAIDSPAVHEAIVGFNGTIDGIDQLALQRTALGKQMEEAKSSGDPVRVLDIEHDMNVLNVQMARLKLKAHDLRKNLRSVLFAGVEQADGGLRFYEQDAVPAGMATDGRTWRVKVGNAKLDTASLKMMGGGAVVGTVPSGIPAITVPSLDLKVMLHLIPFAAIISLLGFMEAISIAKAMAAKTGQRLDPNQELIGQGLANMLGACGKSYPASGSFSRSAVNLQAGALTGMSSVFTSLMVVIVLLFFTPLLYHLPQAVLAAVIMMAVIGLINASGFIHAWKAQWYDGAISILSFGCTLAFAPHLDKGIMVGVVLSLLVFLYKSMRPRVANLSRNADESLRDATAFGLKECQHIALVRFDGPLFFANASFLEDQITERMMGNDKLRHIIIVANGINDMDASGEEALSLIVDRVRSNGLDISLCGVNEAVMAVLERTHLLEKIGKDHVYTTMETAICATHESAHRDGQEESCPLTTFCRLA from the coding sequence ATGCTTTCGAAAATATTCCCTTTCATCGACTGGTTCAAAGGGTACAACATGACGGCGTTGCGTGCGGACGCCATCTCCGGGCTCACCGTGGCCCTTGTGCTCATTCCCCAATCAATGGCCTATGCGCAGCTGGCGGGCATGCCCGCCTACTACGGCCTTTACGCCTCGTTCCTGCCTCCGCTGGTGGCGGCCCTGTTCGGGTCCAGCCGCCAGCTTGCCACCGGCCCGGTGGCCGTGGTCTCGCTGATGACCGCCGCCTCGCTGGAGCCCCTGGCCACGGCCGGCAGTGAAGGGTACATCGCCTTCGCCATCCTGCTCGCGCTGATGGTCGGCATGTTCCAGTTCCTTCTGGGCGTGCTCAAGCTCGGCCTGGTGGTCAACTTCCTGTCCCACCCCGTGGTCAACGGCTTCACCAACGCGGCGGCCATCATCATCGCCTCGTCCCAGTTCTCCAAGATGTTCGGCGTCTACGTCGACGGCGCAGAGCACCACTACGAGACCATCATGCGCGTGGTCGAGTCCGCCATCCACTACACCCACTGGCCCACCCTTGGCATGGGCGTCCTCGCCTTCGCCATCATGGTCGGCCTCAAGCGCGTGAATCCCAAGATCCCCAACGTACTGGTGGCGGTGGTCATCACCACCGCGCTGTCCTGGGGGCTGGGCTTCAACCACGACACCAGCGTCTCCGTTTCCGCCATCGACTCCCCGGCCGTGCACGAGGCCATTGTCGGCTTCAACGGCACCATCGACGGCATCGACCAGCTGGCCCTGCAGCGCACCGCCCTGGGCAAGCAGATGGAAGAGGCCAAGTCGTCCGGCGACCCGGTCAGGGTGCTCGACATCGAACACGACATGAACGTCCTCAACGTCCAGATGGCGCGCCTCAAGCTTAAGGCCCACGATCTGCGCAAGAATCTCCGTTCCGTCCTCTTCGCCGGTGTTGAACAGGCGGACGGCGGCCTTCGTTTCTACGAACAGGACGCCGTTCCCGCGGGCATGGCCACCGACGGCCGCACCTGGCGGGTCAAGGTCGGCAACGCCAAGCTCGACACCGCGTCCCTGAAGATGATGGGCGGCGGCGCCGTGGTCGGCACCGTGCCTTCCGGCATCCCGGCCATCACCGTTCCGTCCCTGGACCTCAAGGTCATGCTCCATCTGATCCCGTTCGCGGCGATCATCTCCCTGCTCGGCTTCATGGAGGCCATCTCCATCGCCAAGGCCATGGCCGCCAAGACCGGCCAGCGCCTCGATCCCAACCAGGAGCTCATCGGCCAGGGGCTGGCCAACATGCTCGGCGCCTGCGGCAAGAGCTATCCGGCGTCCGGCTCATTCTCCCGCTCGGCGGTCAACCTTCAGGCGGGCGCGCTGACCGGCATGTCCAGCGTGTTCACCTCGCTGATGGTGGTCATCGTGCTGCTCTTCTTCACCCCGCTGCTCTATCATCTGCCCCAGGCCGTGCTGGCCGCGGTCATCATGATGGCGGTCATCGGGCTGATCAACGCCTCCGGCTTCATCCACGCCTGGAAGGCCCAGTGGTACGACGGGGCCATCTCCATCCTGTCCTTCGGCTGCACCCTGGCGTTTGCCCCGCACCTGGACAAGGGCATCATGGTCGGCGTGGTCCTGTCCCTGCTGGTCTTCCTCTACAAGTCCATGCGCCCGCGCGTTGCCAACCTGTCCCGCAACGCGGACGAATCCCTGCGTGACGCCACGGCCTTCGGCCTCAAGGAATGCCAGCACATCGCCCTGGTCCGCTTCGACGGCCCGCTGTTCTTCGCCAACGCGAGCTTCCTGGAGGACCAGATCACCGAGCGCATGATGGGCAACGACAAGCTCAGGCACATCATCATCGTGGCCAACGGCATCAACGACATGGACGCCTCCGGCGAGGAAGCCCTGTCCCTGATCGTGGACCGCGTGCGTTCCAACGGGCTGGACATCTCCCTGTGCGGCGTGAACGAGGCGGTCATGGCCGTGCTCGAACGCACCCACCTGCTGGAGAAGATCGGCAAGGATCACGTCTACACGACCATGGAGACCGCCATTTGCGCCACCCATGAAAGCGCTCACCGGGACGGCCAGGAAGAAAGCTGCCCCCTTACCACCTTCTGCCGCCTCGCGTAA
- a CDS encoding response regulator, whose amino-acid sequence MRVLLVDDEVELVSAMAERLGFRGVDADWADNGESALEMADKTEYAVAVLDMKMPRLSGLDLMDRLADKHPDMKFIFLSGHGSESDFKAGCAAGCNYLIKPIQLEELVALINRVTK is encoded by the coding sequence ATGAGAGTACTGTTGGTTGACGACGAAGTGGAACTGGTTTCGGCCATGGCGGAGCGCCTCGGCTTTCGGGGCGTGGATGCGGACTGGGCGGACAACGGCGAATCCGCCCTGGAGATGGCCGACAAGACCGAATACGCCGTGGCCGTGCTGGACATGAAGATGCCCCGGCTGAGCGGGCTTGACCTCATGGACCGGTTGGCGGATAAGCACCCGGACATGAAGTTCATCTTCCTCTCCGGGCACGGTTCCGAATCGGATTTCAAGGCCGGTTGCGCCGCCGGGTGCAACTACCTCATCAAGCCCATCCAGCTTGAGGAACTCGTCGCCCTGATCAACAGGGTCACGAAGTGA
- a CDS encoding response regulator, translating to MSVITVFNGLFCEAGVVVKRVVDATGCRLVTDQDIVADAASLSGMAEDRIARAFQAKTSVFNTFSHEKEQAIAWMRLALAKRLVEGDDLVIPGFVSQLPSRSIGHILNVCLISEMKSRLAVADREEGFAEKHAMKLIRKDDEDRAAWVKAVRDADDPWAGSLYDLVVPVGTTGVERSADLIVEQFSNAAVKVTEGSKASCEDFLLAARVETVLAKEGHNVQVSAKKGTVTLTINKHVLLLEKLERELKSIVSDVEGVKTVEAGVGKGFHQTDIYRKMDFEVPSKVLLVDDEREFVQTLSERLMMRDMGSAVVYDGESALNLVRDDEPEVMILDLKMPGIDGIEVLRRVKGEHPDIEVIILTGHGSEADRKVCMDLGAFAYLHKPVDIDVLSETLKAANEKIRAGK from the coding sequence ATGTCTGTCATCACCGTTTTCAACGGACTGTTCTGCGAAGCCGGAGTGGTGGTCAAGCGCGTCGTGGACGCCACGGGTTGCCGCCTGGTCACGGACCAGGACATCGTGGCCGACGCCGCGAGCCTGTCCGGAATGGCCGAGGACCGCATCGCCCGCGCCTTCCAGGCCAAGACCTCGGTCTTCAATACCTTCAGCCACGAAAAGGAGCAGGCCATCGCCTGGATGCGCCTGGCCCTGGCCAAACGGCTGGTCGAGGGCGACGATCTGGTCATCCCCGGATTCGTGTCCCAGTTGCCCTCCCGGTCCATCGGCCACATCCTCAACGTCTGCCTCATCTCCGAGATGAAGAGCCGGCTGGCCGTGGCCGACCGCGAGGAAGGGTTCGCCGAGAAGCACGCCATGAAGCTCATCCGCAAGGACGACGAGGACCGCGCCGCCTGGGTCAAGGCCGTGCGCGACGCCGACGACCCGTGGGCCGGTTCCCTGTACGACCTGGTGGTGCCCGTGGGGACCACCGGCGTGGAGCGTTCCGCCGACCTCATCGTCGAGCAGTTCAGTAATGCCGCCGTCAAGGTCACCGAAGGCTCCAAGGCTTCCTGCGAGGACTTCCTCCTGGCCGCCCGCGTGGAGACCGTGCTGGCCAAGGAGGGGCACAACGTGCAGGTGTCGGCCAAGAAGGGCACCGTCACCCTGACCATCAACAAGCACGTCCTCCTGCTGGAGAAGCTGGAGCGCGAGCTCAAGTCCATCGTCTCGGACGTGGAAGGCGTCAAGACCGTCGAGGCGGGCGTGGGCAAGGGATTCCACCAGACCGACATCTACCGCAAGATGGACTTCGAGGTGCCGTCCAAGGTCCTGCTCGTGGACGACGAGCGCGAATTCGTCCAGACCCTGTCCGAGCGGCTGATGATGCGTGACATGGGTTCCGCCGTGGTCTACGATGGCGAGTCCGCCCTGAACCTGGTCCGCGACGACGAGCCCGAAGTCATGATCCTCGACCTGAAGATGCCCGGCATCGACGGCATCGAGGTCCTGCGCCGCGTCAAGGGCGAGCATCCGGACATCGAGGTCATCATCCTGACCGGCCACGGGTCCGAGGCGGACCGCAAGGTGTGCATGGACCTGGGCGCCTTCGCCTACCTGCACAAGCCCGTGGACATCGATGTCCTGAGCGAGACGCTCAAGGCCGCCAACGAAAAGATTCGAGCCGGAAAGTAA
- a CDS encoding HAMP domain-containing histidine kinase → MSRQDETRAGLRFFGRVSASVSHEIKNVFAVINEAAGLIEDFTLMAERGMPLQPERLKSAANSIQGQIRRGDAIIKNMNAFAHSTDEDVREVNLVEGLALAVALSTRFADMRQVKLTMGECEPVSMVASPFDLTRLLHSSIAAALDRLEAGDTLVIGVRPEGGGASFSLSSPGKDGPLRDDEPFADLARAMNASVSVNEKTGTSELLLERAGSSE, encoded by the coding sequence ATGAGCAGACAGGACGAGACCCGTGCCGGGTTGCGATTTTTCGGGCGCGTCAGCGCGTCCGTGTCCCACGAGATCAAGAACGTGTTCGCCGTGATCAACGAGGCGGCCGGGCTGATCGAGGACTTCACGCTCATGGCCGAGCGCGGCATGCCCCTCCAGCCCGAGAGGCTGAAGAGCGCGGCCAACTCCATCCAGGGACAGATCCGGCGCGGCGACGCGATCATCAAGAACATGAACGCGTTCGCCCACTCCACGGACGAGGACGTCCGGGAAGTGAACCTGGTGGAGGGACTGGCCCTCGCCGTGGCGCTGTCCACCCGATTTGCCGACATGCGGCAGGTCAAACTGACCATGGGCGAGTGCGAGCCCGTCTCCATGGTCGCCAGCCCCTTTGACCTGACGCGGCTGCTGCACTCCTCAATAGCGGCGGCCCTTGATAGACTGGAAGCGGGCGATACGCTGGTCATCGGCGTGCGCCCGGAAGGCGGCGGAGCATCGTTCTCCCTTTCCTCTCCCGGAAAGGATGGTCCGCTGAGGGATGACGAACCGTTTGCCGACCTCGCGCGGGCCATGAACGCCTCCGTGAGCGTGAACGAGAAGACCGGGACCAGCGAGCTGTTGCTCGAACGTGCCGGAAGTTCCGAATAA